A genomic region of Pseudomonas sp. KU43P contains the following coding sequences:
- a CDS encoding IS3 family transposase (programmed frameshift), with protein sequence MSRQRYPEEFKIEAVKQVTEKGKPVADVAQRLGMSVHSLYAWIKLYSKPQEQRRQDDEQQAELRKLRAELKRVTEERDNLKKGRRVLCQGVQLKYAFIKKHSTDHPVRRLCQTLKVHPSGYYAWLTEPQSARAKEDHSLLGLIKHAWLESGGVYGYRKIHDDLRELGETCGRNRVGRLMQAEGLRSQTGYRRRPGFYGGKPTVASPNHLARQFKVSEPNKVWVTDITYIRTYEGWLYLAVVLDLLSRQVIGWSMKPRMCSDLAIDAMLMAVWRRKPQQQVMIHSDQGSQFSSSDWQSFLKANNVISSMSRRGNCHDNAVAESFFQLLKRERIRRKIYATRDEARSDIFDYIEMFYNPKRRHSSAMQLSPVEYEKRYFLSLESV encoded by the exons ATGAGTCGTCAGCGTTACCCCGAAGAATTCAAGATCGAAGCGGTCAAGCAAGTGACCGAGAAAGGCAAGCCTGTCGCCGATGTTGCCCAGCGTCTGGGGATGTCCGTTCACAGCCTTTACGCCTGGATCAAGCTCTACAGCAAACCCCAAGAGCAGCGTCGGCAAGACGATGAGCAGCAAGCCGAACTGCGCAAGCTTCGCGCAGAACTCAAGCGCGTGACTGAAGAGCGAGACA ATCTTAAAAAAGGCCGCCGCGTACTTTGCCAAGGAGTGCAACTGAAGTACGCCTTCATCAAGAAGCACTCGACGGATCACCCGGTGCGGCGCCTTTGCCAAACCCTCAAGGTGCATCCCAGCGGCTACTACGCCTGGCTGACCGAGCCTCAATCTGCTCGAGCTAAAGAAGATCATAGTCTGCTTGGTTTGATCAAACATGCTTGGCTCGAAAGCGGAGGTGTGTACGGCTATCGCAAAATTCACGATGACCTGCGTGAGCTGGGAGAAACCTGCGGGCGAAATCGGGTGGGGCGCTTGATGCAGGCAGAGGGGCTGCGTTCGCAAACTGGCTATCGGCGGCGTCCAGGGTTTTACGGTGGAAAGCCAACAGTGGCCTCGCCCAACCACCTCGCGCGGCAGTTCAAGGTCAGTGAGCCGAATAAGGTCTGGGTGACCGATATCACCTACATCCGTACCTATGAAGGTTGGCTGTACCTGGCGGTTGTGCTGGATCTCCTCTCACGCCAAGTCATTGGTTGGTCAATGAAGCCCAGGATGTGCAGCGACCTGGCCATCGACGCCATGCTGATGGCCGTGTGGCGACGCAAGCCACAGCAGCAAGTGATGATTCACTCAGACCAAGGCAGCCAGTTCAGTAGCTCAGATTGGCAAAGTTTCCTGAAGGCCAACAACGTGATTAGCAGCATGAGTCGCCGAGGAAACTGCCATGACAACGCCGTGGCCGAGAGCTTTTTCCAGCTTTTGAAGCGGGAGCGAATCCGACGAAAGATCTACGCAACGCGTGACGAAGCCCGAAGTGACATTTTCGATTACATCGAGATGTTTTATAACCCTAAACGCCGACACAGCAGTGCTATGCAGCTGTCGCCAGTAGAGTATGAGAAACGCTATTTTCTGAGCTTGGAGAGTGTCTAG
- a CDS encoding Hcp family type VI secretion system effector yields MAFDAYIKIDEIPGEALDEKYTKWIEVTGYDFGVSQSTSATASSAGGATSGRTAVSNFTFTKFLDSASCKLMEASCAGQHLKQVRLALCRASGDKLKYYEIALEEVIIADYTQSAANGVPIEVVQLDYGRIKTTYTQQKRIDGSGGGNITGGWDRIGNKKYA; encoded by the coding sequence ATGGCATTTGACGCTTATATAAAAATCGACGAAATCCCCGGCGAAGCCCTGGATGAGAAATACACCAAATGGATCGAAGTCACAGGCTATGACTTCGGTGTCAGCCAAAGTACTTCTGCCACTGCAAGTTCAGCCGGTGGTGCGACTTCAGGTCGTACCGCCGTAAGCAACTTCACTTTCACCAAGTTCCTCGACAGTGCCAGTTGCAAACTGATGGAAGCCAGTTGCGCAGGCCAGCACCTCAAGCAAGTCAGACTCGCGCTCTGCCGCGCGAGTGGTGACAAGCTCAAGTATTACGAGATCGCCCTCGAAGAAGTGATCATTGCCGACTACACCCAAAGCGCCGCCAACGGTGTGCCGATCGAAGTGGTCCAACTCGATTACGGCAGGATCAAGACCACCTATACCCAGCAGAAGCGCATCGACGGCTCCGGCGGCGGCAATATCACCGGCGGCTGGGACCGGATCGGCAACAAGAAGTACGCGTGA